The Pyrenophora tritici-repentis strain M4 chromosome 10, whole genome shotgun sequence genome contains a region encoding:
- a CDS encoding SufI, putative multicopper oxidase, with translation MLGLPRVLLFSVYATLAYAKTVTYDFSVGYVTAAPDGFTRQVIGINGQWPIPTIECDEGDTVQVTVHNNLPDQTTSLHFHGMFQTGTQVYDGASGIGQCPIQPGQSFTYTFIANPAGTHWYHSHEKGQYPDGLRGKMIVHDRAWESSLDIDQQIYLSMSDWYHRTVPEMIEDYLSPDNTDGDFDSPDSFLFNDTNQPFDLKFTEGETYLLRIVNTAAVACGQFHIEGYTLTVVEADGVQMVPKKADTIILCAGQSYGVIVTGKKNPMGASNWIAQMRTDMLTRPAPPLASRTIIGKLVYSLTDLLGHLIGGLLTNIIHSLTPTWTPTSTLDDFTLRPLDGQKLLSPVDNNIEFTTNQTYFEGIGTRTPLNAQPWVPPQVPSLYTALTTGSLDPATYGPGVNPWIIRSGQIVQIHMQNPHAYPHPMHLHGHVFQVVASGAGTWDGIESNLPAVPVKRDGHVVPANGYAVIRFRADNPGVWFFHCHIDLHLVGGMAATIVESPDLLRANVPEAGVKLCEKGGFKAGGNCAISAVEAGVKCNNVFNTRVGSAKVGSSGRN, from the exons ATGTTGGGTCTACCTCGTGTACTCCTGTTTTCAGTATATGCTACCCTGGCGTATGCAAAGACAGTCACATACGACTTTAGTGTAGGATATGTAACG GCTGCTCCCGATGGCTTCACACGTCAAGTAATTGGAATCAATGGACAATGGCCTATCCCTACCATCGAGTGCGATGAAGGCGATACAGTACAAGTTACCGTCCACAACAACCTTCCAGACCAAACCACATCTCTGCATTTCCACGGCATGTTCCAGACCGGCACCCAGGTTTACGACGGTGCCAGTGGCATCGGCCAATGCCCTATCCAACCCGGACAGTCGTTTACCTACACATTCATTGCGAATCCTGCTGGAACGCACTGGTACCACTCACACGAGAAGGGCCAGTACCCCGATGGACTCAGGGGGAAAATGATTGTTCACGATCGGGCTTGGGAAAGCAGCCTCGACATCGATCAACAGATTTATCTGTCCATGTCCGACTG GTACCATCGTACAGTACCGGAAATGATTGAAGATTACCTGAGTCCAGATAACACCGACGGCGACTTTGATTCACCGGACAGTTTCCTCTTCAACGACACCAACCAGCCTTTTGACTTGAAATTCACAGAAGGCGAGACGTACTTACTTCGTATCGTCAACACGGCCGCCGTGGCATGCGGCCAGTTCCACATCGAAGGCTACACCCTAACCGTCGTCGAAGCCGACGGCGTACAGATGGTGCCCAAAAAAGCCGACACCATCATCCTCTGCGCAGGCCAAAGCTACGGCGTCATCGTCACGGGCAAAAAGAACCCCATGGGTGCATCCAACTGGATCGCGCAAATGCGAACGGATATGCTCACACGGCCCGCGCCCCCACTCGCCTCCCGCACCATCATTGGAAAGCTCGTCTACAGCCTCACCGACCTCCTCGGCCACCTAATCGGCGGCCTCTTGACAAACATAATCCACTCGCTGACGCCGACCTGGACACCCACCAGCACGCTCGACGACTTCACTCTGCGGCCACTTGACGGCCAGAAACTGCTGTCCCCCGTCGACAACAACATAGAATTCACAACCAACCAGACATATTTCGAGGGCATCGGAACGCGAACACCGCTTAATGCTCAGCCTTGGGTTCCACCACAGGTACCTTCCCTTTACACGGCACTCACAACCGGTAGTCTGGACCCCGCGACCTACGGCCCAGGCGTAAACCCCTGGATCATCCGCTCCGGTCAAATCGTCCAGATACACATGCAAAACCCACATGCTTACCCACATCCCATGCACCTCCACGGCCACGTCTTTCAAGTCGTCGCTTCAGGCGCCGGGACGTGGGACGGCATCGAATCCAATCTTCCAGCCGTGCCCGTCAAACGCGACGGCCACGTTGTTCCAGCGAATGGGTACGCGGTTATTCGCTTTAGGGCTGATAACCCTGGTGTGTGGTTTTTTCATTGCCATATTGATTTACATCTTGTGGGCGGCATGGCGGCGACGATTGTCGAGTCGCCGGATTTACTCCGAGCGAATGTGCCAGAGGCGGGCGTGAAGCTTTGTGAGAAGGGCGGGTTCAAGGCGGGTGGGAATTGTGCGATTTCTGCCGTGGAGGCGGGGGTCAAGTGTAATAATGTTTTTAATACTAGGGTTGGGAGTGCGAAGGTGGGGTCATCAGGGAGGAACTGA
- a CDS encoding RTA1 domain containing protein — protein MYSMAISLGCLCEVLGYIGRIMMNDNPFTEAGFQMQICCLIIAPAFVSAGIYVTLKHLVLNFGESWSRLRPGMYTYVFIVGDVTSLILQGAGGGIAASSDFGSELQDQGTDVMIAGVVFQVFTLAVFGLLLAEYAVRTCRHRDEVSPEAMSLLRSKKFRGFVFAVLIAFSTIFSRCIYRIPELTGGWRSELMREEFDFIILEGVMIAIAVAALTIFHPGYCFPALANASSSDSTTRGKV, from the exons ATGTACTCT ATGGCTATAAGTCTCGGTTGCTTGTGCGAGGTACTGGGCTACATCGGTCGCATCATGATGAACGACAATCCCTTCACAGAAGCCGGTTTCCAAATGCAGATATGCTGTCTGATCATCGCTCCCGCTTTTGTCTCGGCTGGCATCTACGTCACGCTGAAGCATCTTGTGCTCAACTTTGGAGAGTCGTGGTCGCGTCTGCGGCCGGGGATGTATACGTATGTCTTCATCGTTGGTGATGTCACGTCGCTTATTCTGCAGGGCGCTGGGGGTGGCATCGCTGCATCTTCGGACTTTGGGAGTGAACTGCAGGACCAGGGCACGGACGTTATGATTGCTGGTGTCGTTTTTCAGGTCTTTACACTGGCTGTCTTTGGGCTACTTCTTGCTGAATACGCGGTTCGCACTTGCCGCCATCGTGACGAGGTTTCTCCAGAGGCCATGTCGCTTCTGCGGTCTAAGAAGTTCAGAGGGTTCGTCTTCGCTGTTCTAATCGCTTTCTCCACCATTTTTTCTCGATGCATATATCGTATTCCTGAACTTACCGGCGGTTGGAGAAGCGAGTTGATGCGCGAGGAGTTTGACTTTATCATCCTGGAAGGTGTCATGATTGCTATCGCTGTCGCAGCTCTGACGATCTTCCACCCCGGATACTGCTTCCCAGCACTTGCCAACGCCAGCTCCTCGGATAGCACCACGCGCGGCAAAGTTTGA
- a CDS encoding DUF3425 multi-domain protein, protein MESSERWQSIAPASDEPGQRRPAPDRRKRRQAVAVACVQCRNGKAKCDGTRPRCNRCNDNDLTCQYDVAEGVSRAERMKIMKRDSITGELDDLKRIITSLRSGTDDHAAAVLARLRLGESPEDVAKSLPMTASPATSGQPPSLLGQESTDTSGSGMSHESAYDMSKATQKFPQNSAVSITSPTSQTAGWSPAASISSASFPPLAKGKQTPSGASASEQAFLAPLFDREDYLLAKEILDGESEEDDDPEDRRIDPRLLQHKSTFDVTGAPASSSNVYPCSQRPSPHRQHTFRSIYPTHLAGRQPIVNAVRVHHNLDIGHIFGNNMSFSNRFMSTGYPADNQDTNSNDFYLPTWAMLPINTISDPGSLRGAIPNMLREAVHMIQMGRPLSEVLEPHPNIAALFDEDVFNNSGILSKWAVGMVHGNTFTCFGAMYIFWYLMRWMISPSPTTYAAIPEWLRPTPNQLLMPHIKIVDFIVWPAFRELAVQIPAMQERMEWLMDMSINIQCDWSFSTGEALVANEETGQLDLCDKAKEAVRTLENWSVGPSFRGYVSNADSYVRIRTEGY, encoded by the exons ATGGAGTCTTCAGAGCGATGGCAAAGTATCGCCCCAGCATCAGACGAGCCCGGACAGCGACGCCCAGCACCAGACAGGCGGAAGCGACGCCAGGCCGTTGCTGTAGCCTGTGTGCAATGTCGGAATGGCAAGGCCAAG TGTGACGGCACTAGGCCCAGGTGCAACAGGTGCAACGACAACGACCTCACATGTCAATATGATGTTGCCGAAGGCGTCTCTAGAGCAGAGCGAATGAAGATCATGAAGCGGGACAGCATCACGGGCGAGCTGGATGATTTGAAGCGCATCATCACTTCTCTGCGCTCTGGCACCGACGACCACGCCGCGGCCGTTCTTGCGAGACTAAGACTGGGTGAATCCCCCGAAGATGTTGCAAAGTCCCTACCAATGACAGCATCTCCAGCCACATCCGGGCAGCCTCCCAG CTTACTAGGTCAGGAGTCCACCGACACCTCGGGAAGTGGAATGAGTCATGAATCAGCTTACGATATGAGCAAAGCCACGCAAAAGTTCCCCCAGAACTCTGCCGTTTCAATCACATCGCCTACGAGCCAGACTGCCGGATGGTCGCCTGCGGCAAGTATCTCGTCCGCCTCATTTCCACCTTTAGCTAAAGGAAAGCAGACACCATCCGGAGCTTCTGCGTCAGAACAAGCTTTCTTAGCTCCGCTATTTGACCGAGAAGACTACCTTCTTGCCAAAGAAATACTTGATGGGGAAAGTGAGGAAGATGACGACCCAGAGGACAGACGAATTGACCCGCGGCTCTTACAGCACAAATCGACCTTCGACGTTACTGGTGCCCCCGCATCCTCGTCCAATGTGTATCCCTGCAGCCAAAGGCCGTCGCCGCATAGGCAGCATACCTTTCGATCAATATACCCTACCCACCTCGCTGGTCGTCAGCCCATCGTCAACGCCGTCAGGGTACATCACAACCTAGACATCGGCCACATATTCGGTAACAACATGTCCTTCTCCAATCGCTTCATGTCCACTGGCTACCCTGCCGATAATCAAGACACAAACAGTAATGACTTTTATCTTCCCACGTGGGCCATGTTGCCTATCAATACCATATCTGACCCCGGCTCATTGCGGGGTGCGATTCCAAATATGCTACGAGAAGCTGTCCACATGATCCAAATGGGACGACCGCTGAGCGAGGTACTCGAACCTCACCCCAACATTGCCGCCCTCTTCGACGAGGACGTATTCAACAATTCCGGTATACTTTCCAAATGGGCAGTCGGCATGGTGCACG GCAACACATTCACCTGCTTCGGCGCCATGTACATATTCTGGTACCTAATGCGCTGGATGATATCCCCCTCACCCACGACCTACGCCGCTATCCCCGAATGGCTGCGCCCCACGCCCAACCAACTCCTCATGCCACACATCAAAATCGTCGACTTCATCGTCTGGCCCGCTTTTCGCGAACTCGCTGTCCAAATCCCCGCCATGCAGGAACGCATGGAATGGCTCATGGACATGAGCATAAACATCCAATGCGACTGGTCCTTTAGCACGGGAGAAGCTCTCGTCGCAAACGAGGAAACTGGTCAGCTTGATCTTTGTGACAAGGCCAAGGAGGCGGTGCGTACGCTGGAGAATTGGAGCGTCGGACCGAGTTTTAGGGGTTATGTTAGTAATGCGGATAGTTATGTTAGGATTAGGACGGAGGGGTATTGA
- a CDS encoding DnaJ multi-domain protein: protein MDKIAMYNSATSRRMTRSQATAASSSVSRSTASSSATPPTAPIAIRATTGRPIAALPIVSVPTLATPTSPAARTAALPFPIIRKSATKKRRQDFDIFVDDTTTYLPTPASPPATPNVRPPLGVRTANLTPLPPSRLPDTPFTFSQSDPNWEDIENYTPWYLTPPHTPRTHTLARTPPVGPSPQPSPLANRLRLRPRRAKTSAELPAPVNVAAYHILDIEDWKVCANTIKTAYRVAALLAHPDKAATTEEKTEATALMQRINAAKDMLVNSSARRQYHRDGKVPWEV, encoded by the coding sequence ATGGACAAAATCGCCATGTACAACTCCGCAACTTCGAGGCGTATGACGCGTTCTCAAGCTACTGCCGCTTCTAGTTCCGTTTCTCGTTCCACCGCGTCTTCCTCGGCCACTCCCCCCACGGCTCCTATAGCAATTCGCGCTACCACTGGTCGACCGATTGCCGCACTTCCCATCGTTTCTGTACCAACTCTTGCGACTCCAACTTCTCCAGCGGCCCGTACCGCGGCTCTGCCGTTCCCCATTATCAGGAAGTCCGCCACCAAGAAGCGGAGACAAGATTTCGACATTTTCGTAGACGACACCACAACATATCTCCCAACACCAGCATCGCCCCCAGCCACACCCAACGTGCGCCCTCCACTAGGCGTCAGGACCGCCAACTTGACGCCTCTGCCACCCTCTCGTCTCCCCGACACGCCATTCACATTCTCACAGTCCGACCCCAACTGGGAGGACATTGAAAACTACACGCCCTGGTACCTAACTCCACCACACACCCCTCGCACGCACACCCTCGCACGCACCCCTCCCGTCGGCCCTTCCCCCCAGCCCTCCCCCCTCGCAAACCGTCTCCGTCTCCGTCCCCGCAGGGCCAAGACCTCCGCCGAACTCCCCGCCCCGGTCAACGTGGCCGCGTACCACATCTTGGATATCGAGGACTGGAAGGTCTGTGCTAACACTATCAAGACGGCGTACAGGGTTGCTGCTCTCCTTGCGCATCCTGATAAGGCTGCTACGACTGAGGAGAAAACGGAGGCTACGGCACTGATGCAGCGCATCAACGCTGCCAAGGATATGCTGGTTAACAGCAGTGCTCGTCGCCAGTACCATAGGGATGGCAAGGTGCCGTGGGAGGTGTAG
- a CDS encoding BetA, Choline dehydrogenase and related flavoprotein has product MARSIILSSVLFALRIAAQTSSQYIDDKSGITFQGIHVDSGFKFGIALPEKATTDFIAQIQAPITNDGGWAGFSMGTSMTGNLLVTAWPHQGKILSSFREATGYTNPAVKEGDFKMSPILEGTYVNDTAFSYTFLCSKCISADDPLKGLVIYKEPNVNVMGWAYSDKALTDPTSASAVLNYHDAGFGMFGLPMANATSADYPKWAAMAVAGTPGAGNSTTPVSGGNSTAPVAPVGGNATVANATYDYIVAGGGAAGIIAAERLAESGASVLLIERGGPSYASSGNKDVLSWNDTVTMYDVPGYGYYLSDMGTPAYCSDTADMAGCLLGGGTAVNAMMYVRPQERDFDDKWPAGWKWADVSAAADRLYERNPGQTHGSEDKVRYDDGAYGVLSKFFAGQGWTETDFIKNPNSKVNVYGHPPWNVANGLRSGVVRTYLPLAQKLKNFKLMMNTKVVRAVREGSKVSGVEIETAAGQRVIYNVKAGGSVILAAGSMSTPRILFNSGIGPTEQLQTVASGSTGVKLPAKADWIDLPVGAEIKDHPIFTVKFNTSAPLAGTDKNSLIKPNQTTVDLFAKGSGVLAESGQRLNWWSSVNTTDGSEIFFQGTCNSPADNTIQMKVYITHGLKSVGSLGITAAGATNFITEPHMNSDVDKEAITMMMNRLIAMAQGGNSTLKLIAPTGVSNVTGADLIKSFKTGSHYVGTAKMGKKGDAGVVVDTNTKVYGTDNLFVVDASIHPDLPTGNTQAIVMVAAEAAAARILKLGGGSSKPDAPASSSIPDATSSTVPVTSPTAPTATSTPDAPAPEPVISATPVSPPSPIATSPTEYPADPPAPVESVPGAPSEPAPPMPAPPMPAPPTSAPPSTGGSGPYERCGGQGFTGSTSCTNGWKCVFQNDWYSQCLPGSSFKRDLRHASFAKREVVKGRKPVGPARVSEHIHAGQVGRASYLDAYRN; this is encoded by the coding sequence ATGGCACGATCAATCATCCTTTCCTCGGTCCTATTCGCGCTGCGTATTGCGGCACAGACATCTTCGCAATACATCGATGACAAGTCTGGCATCACATTCCAGGGTATTCACGTCGATTCGGGCTTCAAGTTCGGTATTGCTCTACCAGAGAAAGCCACCACCGACTTCATCGCTCAAATTCAGGCACCCATCACCAACGATGGGGGTTGGGCGGGTTTCAGCATGGGGACATCCATGACTGGTAACCTGCTGGTTACTGCGTGGCCTCACCAGGGCAAGATCCTCTCGTCGTTCAGAGAGGCAACTGGATACACCAACCCGGCCGTCAAGGAAGGTGACTTTAAGATGTCGCCTATCCTAGAAGGAACCTATGTCAACGACACAGCATTCTCGTACACATTCTTGTGCTCTAAATGCATCAGTGCCGATGACCCACTCAAAGGCCTTGTCATCTACAAAGAACCTAACGTGAATGTCATGGGCTGGGCTTATTCCGACAAGGCATTAACCGACCCGACTTCCGCTTCGGCTGTCCTCAACTACCACGATGCTGGTTTCGGCATGTTCGGACTACCCATGGCCAATGCTACCAGTGCCGATTACCCCAAGTGGGCTGCTATGGCTGTGGCTGGTACACCTGGTGCTGGTAACTCTACCACACCCGTCTCTGGCGGTAACTCAACGGCCCCAGTGGCCCCAGTTGGTGGCAATGCGACTGTTGCCAACGCAACTTACGACTATATCGTCGCCGGAGGAGGCGCTGCAGGTATCATTGCAGCCGAGAGACTCGCTGAAAGCGGTGCTTCTGTACTCCTCATTGAGCGTGGTGGCCCATCCTACGCGTCTAGTGGAAACAAGGATGTCCTATCGTGGAACGACACGGTCACAATGTACGACGTTCCCGGCTACGGCTACTATCTCAGCGATATGGGCACCCCCGCATACTGCTCCGACACTGCGGACATGGCGGGTTGCCTGCTCGGAGGAGGTACAGCAGTCAACGCTATGATGTACGTCAGGCCCCAGGAGCGCGACTTTGACGACAAGTGGCCGGCGGGCTGGAAGTGGGCTGATGTGTCCGCCGCTGCTGACCGCCTCTACGAGCGCAACCCTGGACAGACTCACGGTTCAGAGGACAAAGTCCGCTACGATGACGGAGCGTACGGTGTTCTTTCCAAATTCTTTGCCGGCCAGGGATGGACCGAGACCGACTTCATCAAGAACCCCAATTCCAAAGTCAATGTATACGGCCACCCTCCGTGGAACGTCGCTAATGGTCTCCGCTCCGGTGTCGTAAGGACCTACCTTCCCCTCGCGCAGAAGCTCAAGAACTTCAAGTTGATGATGAATACGAAAGTTGTTCGCGCTGTTCGCGAAGGTTCCAAGGTTTCTGGTGTCGAGATTGAGACAGCAGCTGGTCAGCGCGTCATCTACAACGTAAAGGCTGGAGGCAGCGTCATCCTCGCAGCTGGTTCCATGTCTACACCCCGTATCCTTTTCAACTCTGGTATCGGCCCGACTGAACAGCTTCAAACCGTTGCTAGCGGTAGCACTGGCGTCAAGCTTCCTGCCAAGGCCGACTGGATCGACCTCCCTGTTGGAGCTGAGATCAAAGACCACCCCATTTTCACCGTCAAGTTCAACACCAGCGCACCTCTAGCCGGCACCGACAAGAATTCTCTCATCAAGCCCAATCAGACTACCGTTGATCTCTTCGCCAAGGGTTCCGGTGTTCTTGCGGAGTCTGGCCAGCGTCTCAACTGGTGGTCATCTGTCAACACCACCGACGGCAGCGAAATCTTCTTCCAGGGTACTTGCAACTCACCTGCCGACAACACCATTCAAATGAAGGTTTACATCACCCATGGTCTCAAGTCAGTCGGTAGCCTTGGAATCACTGCCGCTGGTGCCACAAACTTCATCACCGAACCCCACATGAACTCTGACGTGGACAAGGAAGCCATCACCATGATGATGAACCGTTTGATCGCTATGGCTCAGGGTGGTAACTCTACACTCAAGCTGATTGCGCCTACCGGTGTATCCAACGTCACCGGCGCGGACCTCATCAAATCCTTCAAGACAGGCAGCCACTACGTCGGCACAGCTAAGATGGGCAAAAAGGGTGATGCCGGCGTCGTTGTCGACACCAACACAAAAGTCTACGGCACCGACAACTTATTCGTCGTCGACGCATCCATCCACCCCGACCTTCCCACCGGAAACACCCAAGCTATTGTCATGGTCGCTGCCGAGGCCGCCGCAGCTCGCATCCTCAAACTTGGCGGCGGCTCAAGCAAGCCCGATGCCCCAGCTTCCTCTTCCATCCCTGATGCTACCAGCTCCACCGTGCCAGTTACCTCTCCCACAGCACCCACAGCAACCAGCACTCCCGACGCTCCCGCTCCTGAGCCCGTAATATCTGCGACACCCGTCTCACCCCCCTCACCCATCGCCACCTCTCCCACAGAGTACCCTGCAGACCCACCAGCGCCAGTCGAGTCCGTCCCTGGTGCTCCTTCCGAGCCCGCTCCTCCTATGCCTGCACCCCCCATGCCTGCACCCCCCACGTCCGCACCTCCCTCCACCGGTGGCTCAGGACCCTACGAGCGCTGCGGCGGCCAAGGCTTCACGGGCTCCACCTCGTGCACCAACGGCTGGAAGTGCGTCTTCCAAAACGACTGGTACTCGCAGTGTCTACCCGGCTCATCATTTAAGCGTGACCTTCGCCATGCCAGTTTTGCTAAACGCGAGGTGGTGAAAGGGAGGAAACCTGTTGGTCCTGCGCGTGTGAGTGAGCATATTCATGCTGGGCAGGTTGGACGGGCGAGTTATTTGGATGCGTATAGGAATTAA